A region of the Mus musculus strain C57BL/6J chromosome X, GRCm38.p6 C57BL/6J genome:
TTTTGAGCTTGTTGTCGGCACGCTGGAATTTGTACCAGATAGATTTCAAGATGGAAGCAAAGGGAGTGACCCCAATCCCTGCCCCAACCAGTACAGCCACTTCATACTGGAAAACATCCTCACTGACTGTGCCAAAGGGACCGTCCACCTCGATCCTAGCAAATGAGAAAAGACAACTTTCATAACagacttgttttctcttttctgttactCTACATCTTGTTTTGAGTCTCAAGGACCTACCTGGGCATTGGTGAGTGCTGTTGTTCAAATGTCCTTATGAGATTTCGTGTCCAGTCCCCTGCTGCTCGAATATGAACGGAGAAAAATTCTTCCTCTGGAGCAGAAGTCAGAGTGAAGGGATGCCACTCCAGGAAGGAAATGGAGGGGCAATTTACAAATATATACTGTCCTACTTCCATGCTAAAGCCTCGCTTCCTCATCTGCAATTCCAAAACATTAGATGGGTGCATGACAACCTGTGAATGAAACACAGAGATCATTAGAGGCAAACTCCAAACATGAAAAGGACAGACATTTAAATAGATGAAGAAAGCCCAAGTGCATCTAACTTATAGTACATGGTCAAGTCCTCTCTAGAAGGCACTCCCTAAGCTACTACTTAGCTCCAGACAAGGTTCTGTGTTGTCAGGGTTCCTGATACTTCaagagaagcaaaaaaaaaaaatctttaagattattatattttagttatCTTACAAAATTATGGATTCCAttgtgaaatatatatacatatcactgtgatatatatatatgtatttacatatgtgtgcattatatatgtattatatatacacacgtgtatgtatatatgtgtatatacatatgatataatataatatatgtaccTTGCTCATGTTTGCTTCAGGCTTCCCCTCTCTGCAGGTACCCTTTTCCCTGAGTAGGCAGTTTTCTGCTTTCCCCTCACAATCTCTTCATTTCACTCATAGTTCTCCTTTGCTTCCACACTCTATGTACATTTCTATTTCATTCATATTTATCACAAACATGAGAAAGTgcttattttgcttaaaatgATAATCTCCGGTTCTCATCTATTTTTCTGTAAATGACTTCATTCCATTCTTCTTTATGATTGAATAAAATCTTATTGCGTTTTTTTAACAGTTACTTTTCGTTCTCTGTGTGTTCTCTTGTCTGTGTATGCACTATGTGCATACAGTGCTAGAGAAGGGCGTCAgagcccctgaagctggagttatgagCAATGATGcaccaccatgtgggtgggtgctcttaaccactcggccatcttcccagtccccaGGAAAACTGCCATCCACTTTGTTTAAACATTGGTAACCAGTTCTTTAGTTTAGCTCACAAGATCAGTCGCAGAGCCTTGAGCACAGTAGAaaagcactctatcactgagtGGTACCCTCCAATTCAGTTCACCCCTTAAATAATCACTGTGTACACAAAGCAAAATACATTTGTGGGCGAGCTCTGGCTCCAGTCCCGTTTGTACCCTGCAACATAGAATTGTTCCAGCCAAAGCCCTATTCCCTACAGTCTTGTCCAGCACTAGAGACACAGAGCATGTTTCCTCCTCCAAAATCCTTTTTGAGCCTTCAGGGCGAACATCAGGACAATTTAGTTCTCCGATCAAGTAGAACACAACTTTTATCACTGCaatggaaagtgtttattttgttaCCTTGGTAATCACGACCTTCTGCTGGGAGCGATAAAAGCGAAGGATcctttcaaatatataaaaagcaaTCGGTGCAAGGATCCACTTCCAAGACTACACAAAGACAgggtaaagaatgaaattaaccTTCAGTCTCTCATATAGGACTTATTTGAGTAGCAGTTCGTTTCTTCAGTTAGCGTGTATCTATCAAGTTCTCTACTGTCTATCACTATGAAGTCACTAATTTCAGCAAAGTTTAGAATGGAAATGAATACAAAGCAATAGTTTTGTTTGTCAATCTCATTAATGAAATCATTCTCTGAAACGCACAGGTCATATCAGGAAGCAAATGGCAAAGATAAAGCAtaagagcacatgtgtgtgtgtgtgtttatattcaaatttaaaattttgaaaatctaagaaAACTATTCcattctttaaaaagcaaatgcaCAATAGAAGCAAATGACTAAATGCTATACTAGCAAAAggggatatagatatatagatatatggatgACCAATGCTACTGGTAGGAATACACAAAATTTGACTTCCAACCTAGCCCCACAAAACGCCAAAagtaaacagatttttaaaaacaacacagtAACACTCTATTCCGTCAAGTTGGATGCTGAGGTTTGCAGTTGGAAGCCAGTGTTCGGCAACAAATGCCCAGTCCACATGTTCACATATGTAGCTAAAGCTTGTTGACAGCACTTTCCTAGATGGCAGCAGTTTGCCAGTACATCTCAACAGAGCCAAAAGCATTCCCTCTCTTTTTAACCATGGAATTTGACTTCTAGAAAGtagggattaaaaaaataataatgagggTGTGCAGAAAGCCCATGACAACTGTATTGGTCAAAATATTGACTAAGAAAACTAAAATGCCACATTACAgatgctttaaaaacaaatgtttgaAAAGGAATATTTGACAATACAGGACAGCCTCTATGACATAGAGCGAGATCACCTCAGGTTGTAGAACTATATGAATTCACGTCTaagaatttttatgtttttaaactgataaaaatgtattatttatgtaATTTTCCAATGGTGGATGTGTTAAAAGAGTATCTTTTTGTAAATGTTTGTGGAAAGAACAAAGCAATACATTTGAGTGGCAAAATTGGTATCCTCACCCTTAGGGGATATTACATGGCCAATCAAAGTAACTTCTGAACTTAAGTATACCTCAAAACAGGCCAATTTAGTGTGTCTCCAGCACTATATGGAGAAAATACACTGATAAGAAACAATCCTCACCTGGGTTCTGTAAAGACCACGACATCTAGCAGTATGACTTCAACTCTGTTAAGTCCCCACTGTAGATAGGATCCACTCTAATCCCAGCCATCTACCCCTCCGCCCGTCTATCTAGGCCTGGCCCTGTACTTGATCCCCTCTGCCTAGCAATTGCAATGGAGTCAGCGTTCTGTGCCGTCATGACCCCGTGGCTTTGCCCTCTCTTTAAGTGAGCGCTGAGGCGCTGATCTCGTTCTTATGCTTGTGTAACAAGCACGTTGCGTGCCCTCATAACAAACGGAAACAACCAGCACGCCATAACATTGAAGatagcctgcttcaaggctgaggggaGTTGTCTCCCTGAACAGTTGACTGGGATTTCAAAGCCGAGCTTTGGAACAATACAGTAGTTAAAGGTTTCATCACtggattcaaaaagaaaaaaaaagaaaaaagaaaaagaaaaaagaaaacctagcaCCATTAATTACTGATTGTGACTTTACTTCATCTTACAAAATTCTAGTCCTTCTGTcccaaaataaatatgaaagaattACCACAGAAATCATCTATCTCAGGCAACAGAACTGGGTCATAGTAAATATTACTTCACCTCTATAGGAAGGTTCCACAACACATAGCCACCATTAAGCCTATCTCTTTTAAGCACCCCTGTAATTTGCCTGTTGCAGATAAGTTTGGAAGACtgtagatagctttcataggaagGAGCCAATGATGAGCTAATAATAATGGCACTACTTAACAGGGGTAACATTCAAAGAGATGTTAGTCATTCCTCCAGAGCATTCTTACCTCAGGGGGGTGCCCCGCAAAATGAGGATGCCTGCAACTCCCCTTATGGTCATCCCACTCGTGAAAAGAATGGGAACAATTGTGAGGATGGCTTTCACCCAAGCTCTCCTCTGTTTGACCCCGGACAATCCCACTGCAACATAGAAAGTAGGAAAGCTTATGATAATGAATTATGCactatcggggggggggggctgggataCAAGAATAGAGATCAGAAGACCTTACCCCAGGCCATGGATCCCTAAGCAGATGATATAGACGATAAAAAGGTGATGTGTATACCAAAAGAGCTCAAAATAATTCCTGCGGATAAACTCCATAGCTGACGTTACCATGAGAACCAAAGCTACAGTGGCAATCACTCCAGTAAGGCCAGCAATACTGGTAAATGCTGCATACATCACTGTCTGTGAAAGGAGAAAATGTCagcctggccaaaaaaaaaaaaaaaaaaaaaaaaaaaagcaccaagaaTACCACGATCTTCCTAGTTTTGACCACATACCCATTCTTTGTCATCAAATCACCTCACCATGTTTGGAGACTGGATGGGATTTAGCCAAGAATCTTCTTTCTCAGGATGAGATAGGCTGGAGAGAACAGAAGCGAGAGATCCATCCATGGCCTGTTGGCTTCTTCTGTAGCGTTCGAAGTTAAATAGGTGTGCAATGATATGAATAACTAAGAGGAAAGATGGGAGGTGTCAGGGACATTCTGGCAAACATACCCCCACTGAAACAAGAGACTCGATCTACAGTGCCTAGCAGAATGCTGACTCCATAGTGTGCccagctacacagaaagacccaagacCTTTTTTCTCCCACCCATTCAGTTCCCAAAGGAACCGAATATATACTCCACGAATATGGATCTAAAAAGGTGTCTCTTAAGTAGTTCCAGGTGAtcattaaatatgttttaatgttTCTATACACAAGCAAATAACAGTACACCCTGAATCACCTACTGTCCATGGCTGCATGTTTTGCCCAAGTTACCTGTGAATATGCAGATCATATATGCCACCAGCTTATGGAAGGTGAGGTTGTGATCCAATGGCTTTCTCAGTGTACGGTTGCAAAACTACAAATGCAAAGTCATTCTGGTCAGGTATCACCAGCGGGTCTTAGGAAATTCCCTCATTCACACCATCACATCCTAGCCACAGCACACCAATACCCCGCCATCCTCATCCACCCAAggagacctctggcttccattCCTAAGGACTTGGTGTTGAGCTTCAGGTGTTCCCTCTTTCATGTGAGAGCTGAACTAAGAAAAGCTGGAACTCACTGAGCAGGTGCCCCTCAAGAAGGACAGCAGATTTCGACACACAGGAATCAGGATCATCATGCTGTTAAAATTCAAGCACAGAGCAGATGCTCTGGCCAAGGCCAAGGCAGTCTGGAACAGAGGAGACAAGAGAAACTGCTGCTTTATCTCAGCATCTGGCAGGTGAGGATTGGTCCAGTCTACTTTTCTAAGATGAGCAAATGGATACTGGGACAGCTTCCTGCAtccctctgtcactctctctctggCCTACCAGGCCAATCTCTCTGTTTCCAAACAGAGAAAAAGGTGTCGAACTTACTTAATTGAATTGAGAAATCCCCATGAGAGTGGTTTGCAGTTGTTGGGTGATCTATTGACTAATGTGAGCAAGAACAAGATCCAGTAATTCCACACTAGCAAAGACAGTCTATGGATGTAACATTTTGCAGTGggtatttttatttcatgcatcTAATTATGACTTTATTGTTTGCCCTTTATAAATTAGCCTTGGAGATCATATatccttttatatatttttaactagAGCTTATATTAAGGTACAATTATGCatgatgactattttattctcttttctatattttctaatgttgaaaatataataaagtaatacttgtatagaaaataaaaatttaaccaGTTATGCAAGACATATTTAAAATGGAACCCTTGGAGCAATATTCTTAAATATAGCTAGAGATAGAAGGGAGAGCCTTTCTCTGTTTAGTACTTGGCATGTGACACAGGGTCCATTGCATGCTAGGTCTCCGAGAAAGTGTAATTTTATGTGCAGAATTTTGGGATGGTTTTTTTTGAATGACCAGGGACCATAAAGCAAAAACAGTAAAAGGTCTAGGCTCATGATATACTCAGTTCCATGGCAGCTAAACCCAACCTTTCAACTGATATAACTGGTCTCCAAGTTGCTTTATGTTTTCTGAATCCTAGCTATGAATTTTGACAATCTTACAGAAGTATTTGGGTGAGGGAACAGCCAggctatttttcattttaattcagcTAATTGGTGAGTCTTACACATGTGCCCGTGTACAACTAACTAAAAAGACAATTATGGGTGATAATTCACAATACCTTAGcccttttaaataataattattaaggCACATCTCTCATGCTCATATATTAGGAAAATCAATATTGTTAAAACGGCTAAATTAATGAAAGTAGcatacagattcaatacaattccccACAGGGTTCCAATGACATTCTTCACAGAACTAGAGAAGAACAATATAAAATTCATACAAAGTTCAAAAGGACTCTGAATGGCCAAAAAGCCCTCAGTAGAAAGAATCATGCTACAGGTATCACAAAACCTGATCTCAAATTATACATATCAATATATAcacaacaacacaaaacacatataaagggatggggagatggtgcAGCAGGGAAGAACATTGTTGTGAAAGTATGAGGACCTAGATTCAAACCCCTAGCACCAGTGAAGAAAGCCAGGCATGAGAGTCACACCTGTAACTACAATGCCTGGGCAATGTGGGTAGAGACAGGAGTGTCACTGGGGCTTGTTGGCACCtggctagctccaggttcagtgagagaccctgtctcaaaggagtaATGTGGAGAGGGATAGAGCAGAGGACCTAACATCTCCTGGCTTTTGCATAGAAGTActtaaatgtacacacacacacacgtataccacacaaacaaaaagtaaatactTTTAGAAAACATAGTCTGtaggaatagaatagaagacccagaaataaacccatatgcTTATCCCTAAAATTTGATAACAGTGTTAGAGACACACATTGATTAAAATCCAGCCTCTTCACCAAGTGATGTAGGCGAAAGCTGGATGTACATGTGTTGAGGGATGAAGCTAAGTACATATTACTTTATAAAAACAATCAATTCCAAACGGATTAGAGACCTGAATATAGAGCCTCAAACTCTGTGCTAGAGAAAGACATTGGAAAACTACTTCAATATATAAGCAAGTttctctgcaaaaaaaaaattaataacacaGCCTCCAACCCTAAGAACTGAAAAGTGAGATTACATGAAATTAAAGTTTCtcaggggctagtgagatggctcagctggtaaaggcacttgctgctaagcctgacaatctgagtgcGATCCCCGGGACACACAagtagaaagacagaaaggactcTTGTAGAATGCATGTTTCAGTTTGTTTCTTGtctatgtctgtatatatgcAGGCCATTAAGGTAGAAAAGAaccatgggaggagaggtcctctTAAGTAAGGTGGAGGTAGAACACTGTGAATAAAATGAGAGGACTGGATTGCATGGGGCTCgaaaacagaagaggaaacatTTCAAAAGAACTAGGAAACCAGCAGGTTGGGCATAGGGGAGACTGGGGAAATACATTGCAGAAAAAGATGAATAAGAACAAagtcaaggggctggtgagatggctcagtgggtgagagcacccaactgctcttccgaaggtccggagttcaaatcccagcaaccacatggtgactcacaaccatccgtaacaagatctgactccctcttctggagtgtctgaagacagctacagtgtacttacatataataaataagtaaatcttaaaaaaaaaaaaaagaacaaagtcaaatcgacatatatgtatgaaaatatcataatgaaaACCCATTACTTTATAAGGTAACTTGAAAAAAGgaagtcagggagggagggagagagaaatgttgTCAACTATtacaaaaaaaagggaaaagataagaaaaaaaccattttttttccatacaCCCTAAGCCCGGGACAAGGTGACCTTGGTAAAGCAAGTGGGATCAAGGTTGCTGTCATCCATAATGACTTTCAGCAGCAGGCAGTGCAGTGAACAAGAGCTTTCCTACTGCTTGGCTTCACATGACCCGTGCTTTCTCTTGCTGTTGAGTCACACTCTGGCTGGTTTTGGTAGAAACAGCCTGTTCCACTGCAGAAGAAATTTTCTCTGCTCATCTCAAAGATCTCCCATTTCCACATTGGCTCCCACAGTGTACTTATTTGAGTCACAGAGGATTCTGGAAGCTAAAATTGGCAAGTGAATTGAAAATACATGACTATAATTTCACATCTCCACATTCTGTGGCAGTTATCCATCCAGGAttaattattttagaaaagaaaaaaaaacccaacaacaaaaacccttttcATCCTTCTGTGGCAGCACATGGAACTATCCCGATGTATATTCATCTCTCCATATCAACCAATATTATTGAAATCCTGCAGTCAATAAGGCCTTATTTACTATGAGTTTAAATTTCTTCCTCTATTCCTTTTTTCTATGATCCATACATAGTTAATTGAATGGTTCTCTCTGTTCTCCAAAGATgagcacacattttaaaaataccataTGTAATGATGAAATCAATTATGGTCCCTCAATAGAAGGGTCTCTGACACTCTTCAAACATGAAAAGCAGTGCTGTGGGCATTTTAGATCTCTAAAGGCCAGTTTGTAAAACTAAAGTTTGCttatcttttagttttcttttgtacAAGTATATTGTATGTTGACCAGATTCCCACCCACACCCTTCTTCATCTCATCCTCCTCCCTGCCTTCTAGTGCTCTTTGCCCCATACCAGACAGCACGCAGTTTTACTTCTACTTTCATGCCATCTACACATGTGTGGCTTTATTGACCCACTTAGAACTTGAGACCCACCAAGGACAGAAAACTGCATGTTTGCCTTTCTGTGGCTAATGTGATTCTTAGTATAATTATCTTCAGCTGCATCAATTTTTCTGCAAATAACCcaattctgtttcttctttatggTTGAAGATAGAAAGGCATTCTGCTGTGTATTCACTACGATTTATTTGTATCTTCCTGTGCTAACAGTCCATGTACTTTTTAAGCCTGTTAAATGGAGCCTCCACAGTTCCAACATCTGCCTGTTTGGATAATGTAAACACGCTGGATTTAAAGATACCAGCTAGCCGTCCTTGAATGCAGCGTTGGGAAGAGATGCTTGCGATTGTAAACTAGAATGAGATGTCTCCACTACAGTCACCTAAAAAGATACCTAAGACACACTGAGTATCTGGAATGTGATCCTCTGTTTGACTGAGTTGAAAAATGGTAAGTGAGCCTTACTGAATTTGTAGACACGTTTACTAAAAACGAACAACTTTTATTCAAATTCAAAAGTAAGTAACCATTACCTACCTTTGGAACAAAAGCAAAACGTGTGCCTGAAGCATTTGTGAACACATGAGTGAAGCTGTTTAAACATACAGCAACCTATAGTGTGAACGCTGGGGAGTAGATAGAGTGGGCTTTCACATGTTACTGACACACTTTGTTTCCAATGTTTACAATGATACTAATCGAAAGCAGCAtcattgtaattcatttttttccttttattgaaaataatttatttcctcATCTAATATATCTTGATTATGGTTCCCCTCCCcttactcctcccagttcctccccaccttccttccCTTATGGATCCACCCCTGcctttctctcattagaaaataaacaagcTTCTAAgtgaatataatataatttataatataatgataagataaaacaaaactaatacaatagaatagaacaaaacaaaaaaagaaaaggggcctACAAAAAGGAACAAGAAACAGAGAGTGGAACACGCCACTGTAAACaggatatctccatcaaatcccttctCTTAGGCTTAGGAACCCAGtagaagaagaaggggggaggggggagggagagagggagagggagagagagagagagagagagagagagagagagagagagagagagggagggagggagggagagggggagggggagggggagggagagggagagagagagagtgagtgtgtgtgtgtcagagaggagggaggacacCCAGCAGGATTATTGTacatttgaactcacagagactgaggcagcgtGAACAGAGCCTATACCAGACAGAGTTGAAAGGAGAATTG
Encoded here:
- the Nox1 gene encoding NADPH oxidase 1 isoform X1, coding for MAGELRGSRGPLQRIQIAPREAPNLHLTMGNWLVNHWLSVLFLVSWLGLNIFLFVYAFLNYEKSDKYYYTREILGTALALARASALCLNFNSMMILIPVCRNLLSFLRGTCSFCNRTLRKPLDHNLTFHKLVAYMICIFTVIHIIAHLFNFERYRRSQQAMDGSLASVLSSLSHPEKEDSWLNPIQSPNMTVMYAAFTSIAGLTGVIATVALVLMVTSAMEFIRRNYFELFWYTHHLFIVYIICLGIHGLGGIVRGQTEESLGESHPHNCSHSFHEWDDHKGSCRHPHFAGHPPESWKWILAPIAFYIFERILRFYRSQQKVVITKVVMHPSNVLELQMRKRGFSMEVGQYIFVNCPSISFLEWHPFTLTSAPEEEFFSVHIRAAGDWTRNLIRTFEQQHSPMPRIEVDGPFGTVSEDVFQYEVAVLVGAGIGVTPFASILKSIWYKFQRADNKLKTQKIYFYWICRETGAFAWFNNLLNSLEQEMEELGKMDFLNYRLFLTGWDSNIAGHAALNFDRATDILTGLKQKTSFGRPMWDNEFSRIATAHPKSAVGVFLCGPRTLAKSLRKRCQRYSSLDPRKVQFYFNKETF
- the Nox1 gene encoding NADPH oxidase 1, translating into MGNWLVNHWLSVLFLVSWLGLNIFLFVYAFLNYEKSDKYYYTREILGTALALARASALCLNFNSMMILIPVCRNLLSFLRGTCSFCNRTLRKPLDHNLTFHKLVAYMICIFTVIHIIAHLFNFERYRRSQQAMDGSLASVLSSLSHPEKEDSWLNPIQSPNMTVMYAAFTSIAGLTGVIATVALVLMVTSAMEFIRRNYFELFWYTHHLFIVYIICLGIHGLGGIVRGQTEESLGESHPHNCSHSFHEWDDHKGSCRHPHFAGHPPESWKWILAPIAFYIFERILRFYRSQQKVVITKVVMHPSNVLELQMRKRGFSMEVGQYIFVNCPSISFLEWHPFTLTSAPEEEFFSVHIRAAGDWTRNLIRTFEQQHSPMPRIEVDGPFGTVSEDVFQYEVAVLVGAGIGVTPFASILKSIWYKFQRADNKLKTQKIYFYWICRETGAFAWFNNLLNSLEQEMEELGKMDFLNYRLFLTGWDSNIAGHAALNFDRATDILTGLKQKTSFGRPMWDNEFSRIATAHPKSAVGVFLCGPRTLAKSLRKRCQRYSSLDPRKVQFYFNKETF